The following coding sequences are from one Ramlibacter henchirensis window:
- a CDS encoding VOC family protein produces MISKNTVCLWYDGTALDAAQFYAKTFPDSTVGAVHRAPSDFPSGKQGDVLTVEFTVMGIPCLGLNGGPAFKHNEAFSFQVATDDQAETDRLWNAIVGNGGQESACGWCKDKWGLSWQITPRVLTEAFTGPDRAAAKRAFEAMMQMTKIDVAAIEAARRG; encoded by the coding sequence GTGATCAGCAAGAACACGGTCTGTCTCTGGTACGACGGCACTGCCCTGGATGCCGCGCAGTTCTATGCGAAGACGTTCCCGGACAGCACCGTGGGAGCCGTCCATCGCGCGCCCTCTGACTTTCCCTCCGGCAAGCAAGGCGACGTCCTGACCGTCGAGTTCACCGTGATGGGCATCCCTTGCCTCGGCCTGAACGGCGGCCCCGCGTTCAAGCACAACGAGGCCTTCTCGTTCCAGGTGGCGACCGACGACCAGGCCGAGACGGATCGCTTGTGGAACGCGATCGTCGGGAACGGCGGCCAGGAGAGCGCATGCGGCTGGTGCAAGGACAAGTGGGGCCTGTCCTGGCAGATCACGCCACGGGTCCTCACCGAGGCGTTCACCGGTCCCGATCGCGCGGCGGCCAAGCGCGCCTTCGAAGCGATGATGCAGATGACCAAGATCGACGTCGCTGCCATCGAAGCGGCGCGGCGGGGCTGA
- a CDS encoding DUF2182 domain-containing protein translates to MAGWLFLAWLATDMETPFAQLAMPMSRDWSTGNLFAVWAMWSVMMVAMMLPSAMPMVLTFVRVAQRNGEQGRGHAFVAAYLLVWLGFGAAGTAVQWGLQQLGWVDPMAVSRSTLLNALLLLLAGVYQFSPLKRACLQSCRTPFSFLLGQWRPGRAGAFAMGLRHGVLCLGCCWALMALLFIGGMMNVAWVAALAIAVAIEKLAPGGQLISALLGLGLLVAGVAKLILAAQ, encoded by the coding sequence GTGGCCGGCTGGCTGTTCCTCGCCTGGCTGGCAACGGACATGGAGACGCCTTTCGCGCAGCTGGCCATGCCCATGTCAAGGGACTGGAGCACGGGCAACCTGTTCGCCGTGTGGGCGATGTGGTCGGTGATGATGGTCGCGATGATGCTGCCGTCGGCGATGCCCATGGTCCTCACCTTCGTACGGGTCGCGCAACGCAACGGCGAGCAAGGCCGCGGGCACGCTTTCGTCGCAGCCTATCTGCTCGTCTGGCTTGGCTTCGGCGCAGCCGGCACCGCAGTGCAGTGGGGATTGCAGCAATTAGGCTGGGTGGATCCGATGGCGGTGAGCCGGTCCACGCTGCTCAACGCGCTGCTGCTGCTCCTGGCCGGGGTCTACCAGTTCTCACCGCTCAAGCGCGCCTGCCTGCAGTCCTGCCGGACGCCTTTCAGCTTCCTCCTCGGGCAGTGGCGGCCCGGGCGGGCCGGCGCGTTCGCCATGGGCTTGCGGCATGGCGTGCTGTGCCTCGGCTGCTGCTGGGCGTTGATGGCGCTGCTTTTCATCGGCGGGATGATGAACGTGGCCTGGGTGGCGGCGCTGGCGATCGCCGTTGCGATCGAGAAGCTCGCGCCCGGCGGCCAGCTCATCTCTGCCCTCCTGGGCCTGGGGCTGCTGGTTGCCGGGGTGGCCAAGTTGATCCTCGCCGCGCAGTGA
- a CDS encoding DUF1326 domain-containing protein, with protein sequence MASWNIKGQYMETCNCTLLCPCIWSNLTARPTEGACDAAVALRIDQGSKDGVKLDGLAFVVMLHSPGAMAQGNLTVGLIVDEAANDQQVDAIRAIATGEAGGPMAALAPLVGKVAGIEKRPIKFTQKGLAISLTAGELVDQAIEGLESAVKPGEAIVIDNVAHPVNSRLSLAKATRSRFHAFGIDWEDMTGTRNGHFAPFAWQG encoded by the coding sequence ATGGCGAGCTGGAATATCAAGGGCCAATACATGGAGACGTGCAACTGCACGCTGCTGTGCCCCTGCATCTGGTCCAACCTGACCGCGCGGCCCACCGAAGGCGCGTGCGATGCGGCGGTGGCCCTTCGCATCGACCAGGGCAGCAAGGATGGCGTGAAGCTGGACGGGCTGGCCTTCGTCGTCATGCTGCATTCGCCCGGAGCGATGGCCCAAGGCAACCTCACCGTGGGCCTGATCGTCGACGAGGCCGCGAACGACCAGCAGGTCGACGCGATCCGCGCCATCGCCACCGGCGAGGCCGGCGGCCCGATGGCCGCCCTGGCGCCCCTGGTCGGCAAGGTGGCCGGCATCGAGAAGCGGCCGATCAAGTTCACGCAGAAGGGCCTGGCGATCTCGCTCACGGCGGGCGAGCTGGTGGACCAGGCCATCGAGGGGCTGGAAAGCGCGGTCAAGCCGGGCGAGGCCATCGTCATCGACAACGTCGCGCACCCGGTGAACTCCCGCCTGTCGCTGGCCAAGGCCACGCGCAGCAGGTTCCATGCGTTCGGGATCGACTGGGAGGACATGACCGGGACGCGCAACGGGCACTTCGCGCCGTTTGCCTGGCAGGGCTGA